The following coding sequences are from one Shewanella eurypsychrophilus window:
- a CDS encoding c-type cytochrome has product MKKLALALSVLASISSPAMAEGDAEAGKTKAIVCSACHGVDGNSMIDMYPKLAGQQATYLIKQLHDFRSAAKTGGKEGRNDPIMGGMAVMLSDQDIENVAAYYSSQAQTVAEVKDIPALGEQLYKGGDMTRGITACIACHGPEGKGMELAGFPAIAGQHANYLKIQLNKFSDTNRNNDLNGMMQDIANKLNSDDIEALSKYISSLK; this is encoded by the coding sequence ATGAAAAAGTTAGCTCTTGCGCTATCAGTATTAGCCTCAATCTCTTCTCCAGCAATGGCTGAAGGTGATGCTGAAGCGGGAAAAACTAAAGCAATTGTTTGTTCTGCCTGTCACGGTGTTGATGGTAACAGCATGATAGACATGTACCCAAAGCTTGCGGGTCAGCAAGCAACTTACCTAATCAAGCAGCTACATGATTTTCGTAGCGCGGCTAAAACAGGTGGTAAAGAAGGTCGTAACGATCCAATTATGGGCGGTATGGCAGTAATGCTTAGCGACCAAGATATTGAAAATGTTGCTGCTTACTACTCTTCACAAGCTCAAACTGTAGCTGAAGTAAAAGATATTCCAGCCTTAGGAGAGCAACTCTACAAAGGCGGAGACATGACTCGCGGCATCACTGCCTGTATCGCATGTCACGGCCCTGAAGGTAAAGGGATGGAGCTTGCAGGCTTCCCAGCAATTGCTGGCCAACATGCAAACTACCTCAAAATTCAACTGAACAAGTTTAGCGATACAAATCGTAACAACGACTTGAACGGTATGATGCAAGACATTGCTAACAAGCTTAATAGTGATGACATAGAGGCATTATCTAAATATATATCAAGCCTTAAGTAA
- the yihA gene encoding ribosome biogenesis GTP-binding protein YihA/YsxC, whose product MTESRIDFRKAKFLISAPDIAHLDEYLPGDAGIEIAFAGRSNAGKSSALNVLTDQKSLARTSKTPGRTQLINVFELDEHRRLVDLPGYGFAQVPLALKKKWQQAIGEYFQERKCLGGMVVLMDIRHPLKDLDMQMIEWAIDSDIPVLALLTKADKMKQSERMKMVNEVRKHLGEFDGRVKVEPFSSLKGIGKAKVLGILNDWCHPQWLVDALAEEAASEEGDLSQT is encoded by the coding sequence GTGACTGAATCTCGTATTGATTTTCGTAAAGCTAAGTTTTTAATCAGTGCCCCGGATATCGCGCATCTAGATGAATACCTACCTGGTGATGCTGGTATCGAAATCGCCTTTGCCGGTCGTTCAAATGCAGGTAAGTCGAGTGCGTTGAACGTACTTACTGATCAGAAAAGCCTAGCTAGGACAAGTAAAACCCCAGGAAGAACGCAATTAATTAACGTTTTTGAACTCGATGAGCATCGTCGCTTAGTCGATTTACCGGGTTATGGTTTTGCCCAAGTGCCGTTAGCCTTGAAGAAAAAATGGCAACAGGCAATCGGCGAGTACTTCCAGGAACGTAAGTGTTTAGGCGGTATGGTTGTTCTAATGGATATTAGACATCCACTGAAAGATCTTGATATGCAGATGATCGAATGGGCTATAGATAGTGACATTCCGGTACTAGCGTTACTCACTAAAGCTGACAAGATGAAGCAAAGTGAGCGCATGAAGATGGTCAACGAAGTCAGAAAACACCTTGGTGAGTTTGATGGTCGAGTCAAAGTCGAGCCATTTTCATCACTTAAAGGTATTGGTAAGGCAAAGGTGTTGGGTATTTTAAATGATTGGTGCCATCCGCAATGGTTAGTTGATGCGTTAGCTGAAGAAGCCGCTAGTGAGGAAGGAGATTTAAGCCAAACCTGA